In Spinacia oleracea cultivar Varoflay chromosome 5, BTI_SOV_V1, whole genome shotgun sequence, a single window of DNA contains:
- the LOC110799186 gene encoding F-box/kelch-repeat protein At1g74510 — translation MLEGISPSSRDLPNACGQERNWMFDGFSLMETSNYKRKSEYGDDNKLGNSIKLLKINKAGDMEIDFLNLSLSLVVDPSDSIDNGREMSDTSSLIHQIGRDNSIDCVARCSRSDYGSIALVNRNFRSLIEGKELYKLRRQMGIVEHWIYFSCSLLEWEVFDPIRLRWKHLPIMPSNDCFRHSDKESLAVGTELLLFGKGITSHLIYKYSLLTNTWSTGMEMNTPRCLFGSASLGEIAIVAGGCDFWGNVFSLAELYNSDTGMWTTLPSMNKARKKCSAVFMDGKFYVIGGIGVDNSNPLTCGEVFDLERLTWTEIPDMFPLRIVEPGAPGASAMSEAPPLVTVVNNELYTADYARKEIRKYNKSSNSWATVGSLPERVVSMHGWGLAFRGCGDKLIVVGGPRGLEGGYIEVNSWAPSESPQQWTVLGRKPGGFVYNCTIMGC, via the coding sequence ATGTTGGAAGGTATTTCTCCTTCCTCAAGGGACTTGCCCAATGCTTGTGGGCAAGAAAGGAATTGGATGTTTGATGGATTTAGTTTAATGGAGACCTCGAATTATAAGCGTAAATCTGAATATGGAGATGATAATAAACTTGGTAACTCAATCAAGTTGTTAAAAATCAATAAGGCAGGGGATAtggaaattgattttttaaaccTTTCACTTTCCCTGGTTGTAGATCCATCTGATAGCATCGACAATGGTAGGGAAATGTCTGATACTAGCTCCCTTATCCACCAAATTGGAAGGGACAACTCTATAGATTGTGTTGCTAGGTGCTCTAGGTCTGACTATGGGTCTATTGCTTTGGTGAATCGCAACTTTCGTTCTTTGATTGAGGGAAAAGAGCTTTACAAGTTAAGGCGGCAAATGGGTATTGTTGAGCATTGGATTTACTTCTCTTGCAGCCTGCTTGAGTGGGAGGTATTTGATCCCATTCGGCTTAGATGGAAGCATTTGCCTATAATGCCTTCTAATGACTGTTTCAGGCATTCAGACAAGGAATCATTGGCTGTTGGAACTGAACTATTGCTCTTTGGAAAGGGTATAACGTCTCATCTCATTTACAAATATAGTCTTTTGACGAATACATGGTCTACCGGTATGGAGATGAACACACCAAGGTGTTTATTTGGTTCTGCTTCACTTGGAGAAATTGCCATTGTTGCTGGTGGTTGTGATTTCTGGGGGAATGTGTTTTCCTTAGCCGAGCTTTACAATTCAGATACTGGAATGTGGACGACTCTCCCTAGCATGAACAAAGCTAGGAAGAAATGCTCTGCTGTTTTTATGGATGGGAAATTCTATGTGATTGGGGGAATCGGGGTTGACAATTCGAATCCTTTGACTTGTGGGGAGGTTTTTGATTTGGAGAGATTGACTTGGACCGAGATACCGGATATGTTTCCTTTGAGGATTGTTGAGCCAGGTGCCCCTGGGGCGTCTGCTATGTCAGAGGCACCCCCGCTTGTCACAGTGGTGAATAACGAGCTTTATACAGCTGACTATGCAAGGAAGGAAATCAGAAAGTATAACAAAAGCTCAAACTCATGGGCTACGGTGGGAAGTTTGCCCGAGAGGGTAGTCTCGATGCACGGGTGGGGTCTAGCTTTCCGAGGCTGTGGTGATAAGCTAATTGTTGTAGGCGGGCCTAGGGGTTTGGAAGGAGGCTACATCGAGGTGAATTCTTGGGCTCCCTCTGAAAGCCCGCAACAGTGGACCGTGCTTGGTAGAAAGCCCGGTGGGTTTGTGTACAATTGTACCATAATGGGGTGCTAA
- the LOC130460793 gene encoding transcription factor ILI4-like, with protein sequence MSSSRRSLASRCAREEEISELIFKLQSLLPERSRRHLRRVSKDEVLEEVCSYIRKLHKEVEDTSKTVYQLLVSADHNTIIDADVLRTLLQE encoded by the exons ATGTCGTCGAGCCGAAGATCATTAGCATCACGGTGTGCCCGTGAAGAAGAGATTAGTGAACTAATCTTCAAACTACAATCATTGCTACCGGAGAGAAGTCGTAGGCATTTGAGGAGG GTCTCAAAAGACGAAGTTCTGGAAGAAGTATGCAGTTACATCAGGAAACTTCACAAAGAAGTAGAAGATACGAGCAAAACAGTTTATCAGCTGCTAGTGTCTGCAGACCACAATACTATTATTGATGCAGATGTTCTAAGAACCCTCTTGCAGGAATAG
- the LOC110799200 gene encoding 60S ribosomal protein L2, mitochondrial, giving the protein MAFFRARTTLLTTLRRTFSSSSSTPVTEAKPPKMSDYLLTNDLASQIGTSMPISMMRIGTLIHNIELRPSEGGKLVRSAGTVAKILKEPSATRRVLVRLPSGVSKMIDTRCRATIGSVSNPSHGAKKLKKAGNSRWLGRRPVVRGVAMNPIDHPHGGGEGKSKGHLSVSPWGKPTKGGYKTACPKKKNRVI; this is encoded by the coding sequence ATGGCGTTCTTCCGAGCACGCACCACCCTCCTGACCACCCTACGCCGCAccttctcctcctcctcctccacacCAGTCACCGAAGCCAAACCCCCCAAAATGTCAGACTATCTCCTAACAAACGACCTAGCATCCCAAATCGGTACCTCAATGCCAATCTCCATGATGCGAATCGGAACCCTAATCCACAACATCGAGCTCCGCCCCAGTGAAGGCGGAAAACTCGTCCGTTCTGCCGGCACCGTTGCCAAAATCCTCAAAGAACCCTCCGCCACGCGCCGCGTTCTCGTCCGTCTCCCTTCTGGCGTCAGCAAGATGATCGATACTCGCTGCCGGGCTACAATTGGCTCCGTCTCCAACCCTTCTCATGGCGCCAAGAAGCTGAAGAAAGCTGGTAATAGTCGGTGGCTTGGCCGAAGACCGGTGGTTCGTGGTGTTGCTATGAACCCTATTGATCATCCTCATGGTGGTGGTGAGGGTAAAAGTAAAGGGCATTTGTCTGTTTCTCCTTGGGGTAAGCCTACTAAAGGTGGGTATAAAACTGCTTGTCCTAAGAAGAAGAATCGCGTCATTTAG
- the LOC130461310 gene encoding uncharacterized protein yields MEKIAKIDPKAVDYLSQVPKQWSRHKFEPQVVCDHNTTNFVESFNACTKPFRDMPVYTLMEEAGSWCMKKIGSRFDKAIEMGPNQLTEYAAGVLEERSQQSRFCSVTAAVGGEYEVKEGAVKYPIKLDARTCGCGVWQISDIPCRHGLRVIYHQRLEATDFVSHYFKGQAYKLTYSEHMHPMPDPTQWPSFDLPIILPPPMKRASASIFFNFSFLCAAFVVSHWQWLLNVSLAPLEVVT; encoded by the exons ATGGAGAAGATTGCCAAAATTGATCCAAAGGCTGTGGATTATCTTTCCCAAGTGCCAAAGCAGTGGTCAAGGCACAAGTTTGAACCACAAGTGGTTTGTGATCACAACACCACCAATTTTGTTGAATCTTTCAACGCTTGTACCAAGCCTTTTAGAGACATGCCAGTGTACACTCTGATGGAAG AAGCTGGGAGTTGGTGTATGAAGAAGATTGGGTCTAGATTTGACAAGGCTATAGAAATGGGACCAAACCAATTGACTGAATATGCTGCTGGGGTATTAGAAGAGAGGAGTCAACAGTCTAGGTTTTGTTCTGTAACAGCTGCTGTGGGAGGGGAATATGAAGTGAAAGAGGGGGCTGTCAAATACCCTATTAAGTTAGATGCAAGGACTTGTGGTTGTGGAGTATGGCAAATATCTGACATACCTTGCAGACATGGCCTTAGGGTTATTTACCACCAAAGACTTGAGGCTACTGATTTTGTGTCTCACTACTTCAAAGGGCAAGCATACAAGTTAACTTACTCAGAGCACATGCACCCCATGCCTGACCCAACCCAATGGCCTTCTTTTGACCTTCCTATTATCCTCCCACCACCCATGAAGAGAGCATCAG CTTctattttcttcaatttctccttccttTGTGCTGCCTTTGTTGTTTCTCATTGGCAGTGGTTGCTCAATGTTTCCCTTGCACCACTTGAAGTTGTCACATAA